In Niallia sp. FSL W8-0635, one genomic interval encodes:
- a CDS encoding NAD kinase: MKFAVTSKGDSKSENLVQIIKQYLLDFELQYDEEEPDIVISVGGDGTLLYAFHRYSNRLDKTAFVGMHTGHLGFYADWTPAELEKLVIAIAKTPYNIIEYPILEVIVRYQNVEKETRYLALNESTVKSIEGTFVMDVEMSGKHFERFRGDGLCVSTPSGSTAYNKALGGAILHPSIEAIQLAEMASINNRVFRTVGSPLILPKHHTCVLKPVNEPDFQISIDHLNLLHKKVHSIQYRVAEEKVRFARFRPFPFWKRVHDSFISE, from the coding sequence TGATTTTGAATTGCAATATGATGAAGAAGAGCCGGATATTGTTATCTCTGTAGGGGGAGATGGGACCCTACTATATGCGTTTCATCGCTATAGTAATCGTTTAGACAAAACAGCATTTGTTGGTATGCATACAGGGCATTTGGGATTTTATGCAGATTGGACACCGGCTGAATTAGAAAAACTAGTGATTGCGATAGCAAAGACGCCATATAACATCATCGAATATCCAATATTAGAAGTGATTGTACGTTATCAGAATGTAGAGAAGGAAACAAGATACTTAGCTTTAAATGAATCTACAGTGAAAAGTATCGAAGGAACTTTTGTCATGGATGTGGAAATGAGCGGTAAACATTTCGAGCGATTTAGAGGGGATGGTCTTTGTGTATCGACGCCTTCAGGAAGTACGGCTTATAACAAGGCGTTAGGCGGAGCTATTTTGCATCCCTCAATTGAAGCGATACAGCTAGCAGAAATGGCTTCCATTAATAATCGTGTATTTCGAACGGTTGGATCACCGCTCATTTTACCGAAACATCATACTTGTGTATTAAAGCCGGTTAATGAACCAGATTTTCAAATTTCTATTGATCATTTGAATTTATTACATAAAAAAGTACATTCAATTCAATATCGAGTGGCAGAGGAAAAAGTAAGGTTTGCGAGGTTTCGTCCGTTCCCATTTTGGAAACGAGTACATGATTCTTTCATTTCTGAGTAA